A DNA window from Xanthomonas campestris pv. campestris str. ATCC 33913 contains the following coding sequences:
- a CDS encoding PA4780 family RIO1-like protein kinase, with product MKTPKGLQPLIDDGVIDEVLRPLKSGKEASVYVVSAGEDILCAKVYKDMAQRSFQARVQYQEGRKVRGSRQARAMGKATKFGRKEAETAWKNTEADALYQLVDAGVHVPKPRGYFHGVLLMDLVTDDAGHSAPRLGEVELEPEQARLFHTSLVGDVVKMLCLGLVHGDLSEYNVLVSPDGPVVIDFPQVVSAAGNNAARDMLLRDVHNLRDCLGRFAPELLDTYYGEEMWALFEKGELRPDSALTGRFTFDTKRADVRAIRASIEDARQENLIRQQGREAAAEDD from the coding sequence ATGAAAACCCCCAAGGGCCTGCAACCGCTGATCGACGATGGCGTCATCGACGAAGTGTTGCGACCACTGAAAAGCGGCAAGGAAGCCTCCGTCTACGTGGTCAGCGCGGGCGAAGACATCCTGTGCGCGAAGGTCTACAAGGACATGGCGCAGCGCAGCTTCCAGGCGCGCGTGCAATACCAAGAAGGACGCAAGGTGCGCGGCAGCCGCCAGGCCCGTGCGATGGGCAAGGCCACCAAGTTCGGCCGCAAGGAAGCCGAGACCGCCTGGAAGAACACCGAGGCCGACGCGCTCTACCAACTGGTGGACGCCGGCGTGCACGTGCCCAAGCCGCGCGGCTATTTCCACGGCGTGTTGCTGATGGACCTGGTGACCGACGACGCCGGCCACAGCGCGCCACGGCTGGGCGAAGTGGAACTGGAGCCGGAACAGGCGCGCCTCTTCCACACCAGCCTGGTCGGCGACGTGGTCAAGATGTTGTGCCTGGGCCTGGTGCATGGCGACCTCTCCGAATACAACGTGCTGGTCTCGCCCGACGGCCCGGTGGTGATCGACTTCCCGCAGGTGGTCAGCGCGGCCGGCAACAACGCCGCACGCGACATGTTGCTGCGCGACGTGCACAACCTGCGTGACTGCCTGGGCCGGTTCGCCCCCGAGTTGCTAGACACCTATTACGGCGAAGAAATGTGGGCGTTGTTCGAAAAGGGCGAGCTGCGCCCGGACAGTGCATTGACCGGCCGTTTCACCTTCGACACCAAGCGCGCCGACGTGCGTGCCATCCGCGCCTCG
- a CDS encoding 3-carboxy-cis,cis-muconate cycloisomerase, translated as MLRPRQEMQCMSATFSLLGGLFGDPACDEVFDDAARVQAMLDFESALARAQAQCGVIPQAAAQVIAAQCHAVHYDLAALAQATALAGNPAIPLIKELTRQVAAHDVDAARWVHWGATSQDVIDTGSVLQLRAAFDLLLPRLDALCACLATLAARERATGLPGRTLLQQAVPVTFGLKAAGWLDALQRARRRLHTARTEALVLQFGGAAGTLAALETRGLEVAQALAHTLQLPLPALPWHTARDRLVEVGCAFALLAGSLGKIGGDVVLLMQSEVGEAFEPAAAGKGGSSAMPHKRNPVAGVVAVAAAARVPGLVATLFATMAQPHERAAGQWHAEWETLPEIVRLTAGSLAQMQACLAGLELDRTRMQAHLHSHGGVLYAEAAVFALARQLGKSQAHTLVEHAVARAQSAGRHLREELADDPHVQAMLSPAQLEAIFAPDSWRGMASVWIDRVLAASPSP; from the coding sequence ATGCTCCGGCCACGCCAAGAGATGCAATGCATGAGTGCAACGTTTTCCCTGCTGGGCGGCCTGTTTGGCGACCCCGCGTGCGATGAAGTGTTCGACGATGCCGCGCGCGTGCAGGCGATGCTGGACTTCGAGTCCGCGCTGGCCCGGGCGCAGGCGCAATGCGGGGTGATTCCGCAGGCGGCCGCGCAGGTCATTGCCGCCCAGTGCCACGCAGTGCACTACGACCTGGCCGCATTGGCGCAGGCCACGGCACTGGCCGGCAACCCTGCCATTCCGTTGATCAAGGAACTGACCCGGCAGGTGGCCGCGCACGATGTCGATGCCGCGCGCTGGGTGCATTGGGGCGCCACCAGCCAGGACGTGATCGATACCGGCAGCGTGCTGCAACTGCGCGCGGCCTTCGACCTGCTGCTGCCGCGCCTGGACGCACTGTGCGCCTGCCTGGCGACGCTGGCCGCACGCGAGCGCGCCACCGGGCTGCCGGGCCGCACCCTGTTGCAGCAGGCGGTACCCGTGACCTTCGGGCTCAAGGCCGCCGGCTGGCTGGACGCCTTGCAGCGCGCACGCCGCCGCCTGCATACCGCGCGCACCGAGGCCTTGGTGCTGCAATTCGGCGGGGCCGCCGGCACCCTGGCGGCGCTGGAAACGCGTGGGCTGGAGGTGGCGCAGGCCTTGGCGCATACGCTGCAGTTGCCGCTGCCGGCGTTGCCCTGGCACACCGCGCGCGACCGCCTGGTGGAGGTGGGTTGCGCATTCGCGTTGCTGGCCGGCAGCCTGGGCAAGATCGGCGGCGATGTGGTGCTGCTGATGCAATCGGAAGTGGGCGAGGCGTTCGAGCCGGCGGCGGCGGGCAAGGGCGGCTCCTCGGCGATGCCGCACAAGCGCAACCCGGTGGCCGGCGTGGTGGCGGTCGCCGCCGCCGCGCGCGTGCCCGGGCTGGTGGCCACCTTGTTCGCCACGATGGCGCAGCCGCACGAGCGCGCGGCCGGGCAGTGGCATGCCGAATGGGAAACGCTACCGGAGATCGTGCGCCTGACCGCCGGCAGCCTTGCGCAGATGCAGGCCTGCCTGGCCGGGCTGGAACTGGACCGCACGCGCATGCAGGCGCATCTGCACAGCCACGGTGGCGTGCTCTACGCGGAGGCCGCGGTGTTCGCACTGGCGCGGCAGCTGGGCAAGTCGCAGGCGCATACGCTGGTCGAACATGCGGTGGCGCGTGCGCAGTCGGCAGGGCGTCATCTGCGCGAGGAGCTGGCCGACGATCCTCACGTGCAGGCAATGCTCTCGCCGGCACAACTGGAGGCGATCTTCGCGCCCGACAGCTGGCGTGGCATGGCGTCGGTCTGGATCGACCGCGTCCTGGCCGCTTCACCTTCCCCCTGA
- the pcaC gene encoding 4-carboxymuconolactone decarboxylase → MHEDERYQAGLRERRRVLGDAHVDRALAARTEFTGEFQDMITRHAWGTIWTRDGLPAHTRSLLTLAMMVALGCDEEFKLHVRAARNNGVTAAQIKEVLLQAAIYCGVPAANHAFALAQPILDAQAAEGEPATDG, encoded by the coding sequence ATGCACGAAGACGAACGATACCAGGCCGGCCTGCGCGAGCGCCGGCGCGTGCTGGGCGATGCGCATGTCGACCGCGCGCTGGCCGCGCGCACCGAGTTCACCGGCGAGTTCCAGGACATGATCACCCGCCACGCCTGGGGCACCATCTGGACCCGTGACGGCCTGCCCGCCCACACTCGCTCGCTGCTGACCCTGGCGATGATGGTGGCGCTGGGGTGTGATGAGGAATTCAAGCTGCATGTGCGTGCCGCGCGCAACAACGGCGTCACTGCCGCGCAGATCAAGGAAGTATTGCTGCAGGCAGCGATCTACTGCGGCGTGCCAGCGGCCAACCACGCCTTCGCGTTAGCGCAACCGATCCTGGACGCACAGGCGGCCGAAGGTGAGCCGGCAACCGACGGTTAG
- the pcaD gene encoding 3-oxoadipate enol-lactonase, translating to MAFLQLPTHRLHYRLDGTEGRPWLTFCNSLGTDLHMWDVQLEALAPHYRILRYDRRGHGYSESPPGPYSVADLGQDVIALWDALQIARSDFCGLSIGGLTGQWLGLNVPQRLRRLVVCATAQKIGSADTWATRIEQVRHDGLPVLIDATLQRWFTPHFALSHAQRLDMIAAAFVSTSPDGYIACCQAVADADFRGALEALEVPLLAIAGDDDPVCPPTDLRDIAYAVPDGQYAQVPGRHICNLESPAAFNDVLLGFLQAE from the coding sequence ATGGCATTTCTCCAGTTGCCGACACATCGCCTGCATTACCGCCTGGATGGCACTGAAGGACGCCCCTGGCTGACCTTCTGCAACTCGCTTGGCACCGACCTGCACATGTGGGACGTGCAGCTGGAGGCGCTTGCGCCGCACTACCGCATCCTGCGCTACGACCGCCGTGGTCACGGCTACTCCGAGTCGCCGCCCGGCCCATACAGCGTGGCCGACCTGGGCCAGGATGTGATTGCGCTCTGGGATGCGCTGCAGATTGCGCGCAGTGATTTTTGTGGGCTCTCGATCGGCGGGCTCACCGGCCAATGGCTCGGCCTCAACGTGCCGCAGCGATTGCGGCGGCTGGTGGTCTGCGCCACAGCGCAGAAGATCGGCAGCGCCGACACCTGGGCCACACGGATCGAGCAGGTGCGCCACGACGGCTTGCCGGTGTTGATCGACGCCACGTTGCAGCGCTGGTTCACCCCGCACTTCGCCCTGTCGCATGCGCAGCGTCTGGACATGATCGCCGCCGCGTTCGTATCCACCTCCCCCGACGGCTACATCGCCTGTTGCCAGGCAGTAGCCGATGCCGACTTCCGTGGCGCACTGGAAGCCCTGGAGGTGCCATTGCTGGCCATCGCCGGCGACGACGATCCGGTCTGCCCGCCCACCGACCTGCGCGACATCGCCTATGCGGTGCCCGACGGCCAGTACGCGCAGGTGCCCGGCCGCCACATCTGCAACCTGGAATCGCCGGCAGCGTTCAACGACGTGCTGCTGGGTTTTCTCCAGGCCGAGTGA
- a CDS encoding IclR family transcriptional regulator domain-containing protein yields the protein MPEPTSSRRKRPAAPAIASSERGLPHALMQQIAAAKGDPDFMTSLGRGLVVLSVFAQHAREVTMSQISLETGISRAAVRRVLHTLAALGYVGEQGRGYVLLPRVLGLGGAYTASSSMTAAAQPVLDGLRDQVHESCSLGVLDGDDLLYVARAETVRIMSIGLRPGTRLPAYCTSMGRVLLAALPADTLQAYLERTTLRPRTDRTVTQPAALLEVLARARREGVCLTDQELEIGLRSIAVPVRNLRGEVIAALNIGAQAGRVSLQTMQTQWVEPLKQAAQRLGALLS from the coding sequence ATGCCCGAGCCCACCTCTTCCCGCCGCAAACGTCCCGCCGCGCCGGCCATCGCCAGCAGCGAGCGCGGCCTACCGCATGCCTTGATGCAGCAGATTGCCGCTGCCAAAGGTGACCCGGATTTCATGACCTCGCTCGGGCGCGGGCTGGTGGTGTTGAGCGTGTTCGCCCAGCACGCGCGCGAGGTGACGATGTCGCAGATCAGCCTGGAGACCGGCATCTCGCGCGCCGCGGTCAGGCGCGTGCTGCACACCCTGGCGGCCCTGGGTTATGTGGGTGAGCAGGGCCGCGGCTATGTGTTGCTGCCGCGGGTGCTGGGGCTGGGCGGTGCGTACACCGCGTCCTCGTCGATGACCGCTGCGGCGCAGCCAGTGCTGGATGGCCTGCGCGACCAGGTGCACGAGTCGTGCTCGCTGGGGGTGCTGGATGGCGATGACCTGCTGTACGTGGCACGCGCGGAAACCGTGCGCATCATGTCGATCGGGCTGCGGCCCGGCACCCGCCTGCCGGCCTATTGCACGTCGATGGGGCGGGTGCTGCTGGCGGCCCTGCCTGCCGACACGCTGCAGGCCTATCTGGAACGCACCACCTTGCGTCCGCGCACCGACCGCACCGTGACCCAGCCCGCCGCCCTGCTCGAGGTGCTGGCACGGGCGCGCCGCGAGGGCGTCTGCCTGACCGACCAGGAGCTGGAGATCGGCCTGCGCTCGATCGCAGTGCCGGTGCGCAACCTGCGTGGCGAGGTGATTGCCGCGCTCAATATCGGTGCGCAGGCCGGGCGGGTGAGCCTGCAGACGATGCAGACCCAGTGGGTGGAGCCGCTCAAGCAGGCGGCGCAGCGCTTGGGCGCCCTGCTCAGCTGA
- a CDS encoding alpha/beta hydrolase: protein MMLRLACLAVLLLLTCGAQAQPQPGPGTQRAQVQADDGQPLVVWSRLPARPRGTLLLVHGRTWSALPNFDLQVAGEPADTRSVLAALAQAGHAVYALDLRGYGGTARDGSGWNTPVRAMADVRATLTWIAKRHPGLPPPALLGYSNGARVALLLAQTQPELLSALVLYGFPDDVDAAPQAAAVPAQPPRERTTAEAAGSDFITANAAPAAVQKAYVAAALAADPVRTDWRAMEQFAYQPEQVTRVPVLLLRGVDDPLATQSENAHLFARLGSADRSWVTLPHADHVAHVEDSHAAWVDAVVAFLRRPR from the coding sequence ATGATGCTACGTCTCGCCTGCCTGGCAGTGCTGCTGCTCCTTACCTGCGGCGCGCAGGCGCAACCACAGCCCGGCCCGGGCACGCAGCGTGCGCAGGTGCAGGCCGACGATGGCCAGCCACTGGTGGTGTGGTCGCGGCTGCCGGCACGGCCGCGTGGCACGCTGCTGCTGGTGCATGGGCGCACCTGGAGTGCATTGCCCAACTTCGATCTGCAAGTGGCCGGCGAGCCTGCCGACACGCGCTCGGTGCTGGCGGCGTTGGCACAGGCGGGCCACGCGGTGTATGCGCTGGATCTGCGCGGCTATGGCGGCACCGCGCGCGATGGCAGCGGGTGGAACACGCCGGTACGCGCCATGGCTGACGTGCGCGCCACGCTGACATGGATCGCCAAGCGCCATCCCGGTCTGCCGCCGCCCGCACTGCTGGGGTATTCCAATGGCGCACGGGTGGCCTTGCTGCTCGCCCAGACGCAGCCGGAGCTGTTGTCGGCGCTGGTGCTGTATGGCTTTCCGGACGATGTCGATGCCGCGCCGCAGGCCGCCGCCGTGCCCGCACAGCCGCCGCGTGAACGCACCACCGCCGAAGCCGCTGGCTCGGACTTCATCACTGCCAATGCCGCGCCCGCCGCCGTACAGAAGGCGTATGTGGCCGCCGCACTCGCGGCCGACCCGGTGCGCACCGACTGGCGCGCGATGGAGCAATTCGCCTACCAGCCCGAGCAGGTGACGCGCGTGCCGGTGCTGCTGCTGCGCGGTGTGGATGACCCACTCGCCACGCAGTCAGAGAATGCGCACCTGTTCGCACGCCTGGGCAGCGCCGACCGCAGCTGGGTCACCTTGCCGCACGCCGACCATGTGGCGCATGTCGAAGACAGCCATGCCGCCTGGGTGGACGCGGTGGTCGCCTTCCTGCGCCGCCCGCGCTGA